tttcatttctcgaATCACAGATCAGGACATGATAGACAAGACCTATGTTAAGTCTCTCAGTGTAGGGCCAggtctcctgggccctgctgtgTTCTcttcatggaaataaaaaatcaagtgaGTCCATAGCATTCTTTGGTCTAACCCTACAGGTAAGGTAAAGCaattaataaaagcatttattcCACCAAAGATGTTCTTTCATGAAACTACTGAACTTTCCAGGGTTACGGATGCATGGAAATTTACACAGCAAATCCAATCTATTCCTCCCTCATTTTGCTCCTTTAGGACATTACCCAAGTTCTCAAACAAATGGCTTCTTGGCACGTTCTGAAAGGTATAGACCATAAAACATTACTTAATCAGCTTTATACCAAACACTAGTCTCCTGAATAAATACTACTTGGTAGTTTATGGAAGACTCTGGGAAGTATGCAACATTTTGTAACTTTTTAGCATTTGCTACAAATGGAACAGACATCCTATTTCAGTGTCCCCAGAGCATGTTGAAAATCTGTGAATGCTGTCCTGTGGCTCGCTTTTTCAAAAGTGGTAATTATTCAGGGCAGTACGTAAATAATCCATCTTCCCCAAGTGTTTGCCCCTTTTTTGTCCTAACTTCTGGCAAGGTGCTTCATAGAGGAATCACCAGTATTAATTGCAGAAGATGCAAAGGTTAGCACATCTGAAGAGATTGAAAGAGATTGGAGACTGACTGCGggctgtaacaaaatatttcCACATCTCTTTTAAAGGATGACTCATTGTGTCATTCATTCCAAAACACTTCAAAatccatttcattccatttttatgcATCCCCctcttcattctatttttatagcCTAGAACTAGAGGGCACAGCTTTCTTGTCCTCACTCTTTCTGTTAGCTTTTCGCTGGCGATCCAGAGGCAAGGTGGCTAATTTATACAGCACAGGAAATATAACAGCAGTGAATATGGCTGACCCTAAACAGGAATACAGAACAATAGGCAAGTCTGGATATTGTCCTTCAACAACTCCAATTATTGCAGGAATAGCCATGTCTCCCAGGGCTGCACCAATTACCAAAAAGGCTGCTGATTTCCCACTTATGGTCGTGTACTGCTCAATCCAGGAAATACCGCTGGGAAACGTGGTTGCCATTGAGGCCCCATACACTGAAGTGGCAATCCAGAGACAGAGTGGATTCTTGTTGAAAAGCACCAGAAATAAAGATGAAGCCAGGCTACCAATGTTGCTCAACACAATCATGGTGCCTGGCTGTAGGCATGTAGCAAAGAATATCGCCAGGCCCCTGCAGGCTGCAAAGGTCCCCCAGAAGATGGAGTTCAACCCAGCTGCTTCACTTTCTTCCATGCCAGCATAGGTGGTGgcaaaggagaaaatataggaGCCATAAGTTATCTCTGCTCccacataaaaaaagaagaacacgaaaaggaggcagagaagggTCTTGTGATATTCAGCTCTTCGATATGCCTGAGCAGATACTTTTGCTCTTTCCTGCCTTGagcttttcttaaaaaacagAGCAAACAGGAAGAGAGACACTATGAAAATATAAGCACCGATAAAAGCATAAGCCCAGAATAGATTCATGTCATCAGGCAATCCAAACAGAGGGGCTGAGTCAGCTTCAGATGATCCATTGGTGGCTGGAGGCTGAAAGGCAGGCTCTGTGTGGTTTTCAGCAGACACTGAGGTACCCAGTGCCAATTTAGCCAGAAGTGGAGCCAGAAAAGCACCCAAGGCGAAACCAAAGTGTAATGACTGCATGTGTGGGGCTCCTTTGTCCCCCCAAAGAGCCAAAATGAGGATGTTACCACCTGCCAACGAAAGATGGGGAAATGATTTATGTTAAACACAGTAATGCTGAAAAAGGTAATTAAGAAGGCTGAGTCTGTATCATGTGGCTTGCACATTGCAATATTCAGAGTTATCGAACATGACACCTGACCCAGTTCTCTGATTGAGGAATTCTAACCCAGTACCACCAGAGAGCTAAACATATGACATCTCATGCATGCTGGAATTCTATAAGCTGATAAACCACTACCTCCAAGCACAGTAGCCAAAGCTTTTCATAAAACAGTGCTAACACTGTATTGGGAAACAATGCTTATTCACCTATTtgtttctaaataattaaaatatatatgtatttactaGACAAATATGACCATCAGATAGTAGCCAATTActaaagctttctttttcttggaaCTGGTAGTCACTTCAAGAACATCATTTACCTATGTATAAACCAGATGCAAAATACACTTTGAAGAACCCGAATACTGTAGGATTCTAGTAAGCCCGTTACAGGGAAAAAGAACACCTTTTAGCATCTGCATTCACCCTGTCTGGACACCTGCAAAGTGAAAGACTGGAAGCATCAATTGTTtgacttcctttttaaaagatCAGATATTTTCTGATAAATGTATAATTCTACCCTGTAGTTTAACATCCAAATTAAGCctgacatataaaatatttccttgctGTATCTGATAATATTAGAATGGGAAGGTGGATCTTCAAAGCTGTATTTGGCCCTCAATAAACATCACCTGTGTCACTGGATGACCCATGGATTAACTGGACTGCAGCGGGCGGGAAACtttgagagggaaaagaaaggaaaccaaGGTAGCATACAATATGGGTTTCTCTCAGCTCAAAAACAATTAAATTGAATGGCTGCTTCTCTTCTTTCACCACCAAATAAGGGTTCCAAACTTGTTTTATCCTAGTGAACCATCAATCCCTTAtactacaataacaaaaatctaCACAAAATGAAAGCTTGCTTCTCTGTACTGGAATTAGCCACAGGAAGGTGTCCTTCCCTGCTTAGATAATATAAATCAACAATCTCCCACAGAACAAAATCCTTTATGTTCACTTTACATTTGGCCGCTCAAAAATTGATACCCTAACTGGCAAGAATAATTGATAGAAGAGTGATTCTGAATGACCCATTCAGAAAGCCCATGTCATTTCAAGAGCATTGCAAGtgacagtttttttaaatttattggttcattataacTATACATACTAGGTGGATTCTTTATGCCATATACTttcatgcacataatataatttaatcaatctcattccccagtacctttactttccttcccttcctccctccccctgattCACTTGctgtactctactgatctcccttctattagcAAATGATAGTTTAATACCATCTGCTCTCCCAGAGGTGACACTGAAGAATTCACTTACCTGTATCCAGAATACCTATTGAAGTGCCAAGGACAGACATCATGACTATCAGTAATACTGCTCTCTTGCACAAAGGAATAATGTAAAGACCAACTGTAGTAGCTAACATTGATATCCCTGAGAAGAAAAGGTAAAAAGCAACTATTTAGAAACAGTgtgaagccaggcactgtggcacatgcctataatccctgcaactcaggaggctgaagcaggaagatcacaagttcaaagtcaatctcagcaacttagcaagtcctgtctcaaaccacaaaataaaaagggctggggatgtggctcagtggtaaagtgcacctgggttccatatctggaacaaaaaaaaaaaaaagaaagaaaagaaaaagaaaaaaaagagtatgcaTTATGATCATCACTTCCAGCACAAAATAAGATCAAATTAAAGGTGTGTAATcgtgggttggggttgtagctcagtggtagagtgcttgcctcacatgtgtgaggcactgggttcaatccttagcactacataaaaataaagatattgtgtccatctacagctaaaaaaatattttttaaaaaagtgtgtaaTCAGGAATTTACCTATGGGAACCCATGAATCATGGGTTGCAGAAGCTCTTAcaagacattatttcatttaaacctTATCTAGTTTGTAGACTACAAAATGTAAATTTCTATGACATGAATATAATTCAGCACTAATAGTAACAAGActataaattatactacaaagttTTATAGCAAAAGAGAAAGGccaaaaattatttacttaaatatttcacatataaaaaactaaagaatTTTTAAGTAGAAGTTAACAGTTTAATAAGTCAAAATGCAATCAATATAGTAGGAATGTActaataattttgagaaatatgggcagaaatacattttttcaacCTGCTTTGGAATTAAAAGAGCTTCTTTATGTATGCATCAGCAATAAATGATTCTCCTTGCTTCCAGAGGAATTTTATCACATtaatctggatttttaaaaaatgtatcaattCATCCAAAAAGGAGTGTGATAAAAGCTTTGGCATCTATTTACATTTTGGGGCCATCACTGACATGAGGCAGAAGGGACAAAAATGTAGCCTTCCTCAGTTCACTTACCAtcccttttctctcattttcaatCTGGAGTCCATAGAGCCTGGGCAGGTTCCAGGAGCTCTTTCTAATGTCTGTGGCCCTAGGAGATCTGCCCTACACCCTGATGAGCAGAGCCTTTTGGACAACCAGTGAATGATCCTAAATGACAGTGAAGTGGTACCTAAGTTACAGTGAAGATCTAGAAGGCTAAGGATTGCTAACACACACACCTGAGGGCTGATCTGAGTTTCCACAGGGCCCAGCACAGACTCCCCTGAACTGTCAAGGTGAGAGCAGGACCATGGAAACCCAGTTCCATAGAGGACACCAAAATCCCACCCATCTCACTCTGCTCTGCAGGCTACTGTTTTCATATGTAGAGCCATGTTGTAAATGCAATGATAGTAACAAAGAAGCAGAAATCAGCGTTTACTTACCCATgagtaaaaaattattcatacAGTCAAAAAGAACTCCACCAATCATAGAGCCACACAGAAATCCAGAGGCACGGCCCACAAAAATTAGTGAAAGACTGCTGATATTTCTGTTTACATTCCGTGCCAAATCTTGAAAGGTGGGTCCCAGTATAGCGACACCCAgtccctaaaatttaaaaagacaaaaaagcttttttttttttttttttcacttacgaTCATTAAAATTATGTCCATCTAAGTGGTGGCtttttccagtttaaaaaaaaaaaaaagtgggagggg
Above is a genomic segment from Urocitellus parryii isolate mUroPar1 chromosome 8, mUroPar1.hap1, whole genome shotgun sequence containing:
- the LOC113187327 gene encoding sodium-dependent glucose transporter 1-like, which encodes MIGGVLFDCMNNFLLMGISMLATTVGLYIIPLCKRAVLLIVMMSVLGTSIGILDTGGNILILALWGDKGAPHMQSLHFGFALGAFLAPLLAKLALGTSVSAENHTEPAFQPPATNGSSEADSAPLFGLPDDMNLFWAYAFIGAYIFIVSLFLFALFFKKSSRQERAKVSAQAYRRAEYHKTLLCLLFVFFFFYVGAEITYGSYIFSFATTYAGMEESEAAGLNSIFWGTFAACRGLAIFFATCLQPGTMIVLSNIGSLASSLFLVLFNKNPLCLWIATSVYGASMATTFPSGISWIEQYTTISGKSAAFLVIGAALGDMAIPAIIGVVEGQYPDLPIVLYSCLGSAIFTAVIFPVLYKLATLPLDRQRKANRKSEDKKAVPSSSRL